One Dysidea avara chromosome 8, odDysAvar1.4, whole genome shotgun sequence genomic window, TTCTCTATATCATCATCTGATTTGATGTCTAAGTATCTCGGGGAGAGTGAAAGGTGATTTCCCTAGTGATGATGTGATATTGTATATAGTTTCATGGCTAGCTAGGAATATTCCAATTTTTCCAGCCTGGTAAAAGCAATAGATGGGAATTCTGGCTAAATAGGACTGAGGAATAGCAACTTGACACATTTTGCATTTTAGACCTGTTATACTAATGGCTAATATTCACAGTCACTGTtactaatagaatagtcacacatGTTTGTGAGTTTGAAATACTGCAATAAATATTTATTATTGCTCAGCTATAATATATAGTAGATAATTTTGAGAAAAATGTTGAGTAATTGGTCAGGAAAAAAATTGTAAACTGTTGCACGTTGGACCTATCCACAATattcacaaaatatttgttgaGACATACCATTAAGTTGTTTTTGTGGTTTTCATGGTTGTAAAGTTGTTTCGTGTGTTCGAACACAATCACTTTATACCAGCCAAGTCCAGCCAACCACTTTGCCAATCAACATGTTGCAGTCAACTATTGTTAGAGCTGAAAGAAATCTCTAGGGTAAGGGTAATGTGGTGAATATTATATATCTAGCTTGACCATCAGAAAGAGATAGCTACCATCTGTGTACACTGCAAAACATGCGGCTGCTAACAATTGCAGTACGTGGCCAACAGTCGCTTTGTCCTTCCAGCGCTGTCGTGAAGGGGTCCCTTAGATTCAGTTCATTAGTCCCATCCTTATagataatacagtggaacctgtcttagcggccacctgtatagaaaggccacctctttaaaaagactaGCTTAAAATTTTTATACACTAATTTACCTGTCTAAAGCAGCCATCTGCCTATTAAGGCCTTGGCCTGAAGGTGACCGgtttagacagtttccactgtagtagctatatagctatgatTGCACCAGCTAATAATGATACTCATTGTTGAATTCATGCATCATCTGCAGTATGTCGTATTGTACTAGCACATACATTATAAAAAATGTTACATGTGAAAGATTCACGGTTGCTATGGTAACTGTGAAATCCTTGAACATTATGTATCGTGAATATTTCCATGTACACAGTACAAGTCCACATACAGATTTACAGATATTCCAAAGAAAGCTCACTATGCCACTATACCATGCAGTGATCATTTTATATTTTATGCTTGTGTTGTCATTTTGGTATACTGTACCGTATAGCcggaaattttcaagggacaaaACTTTTGCAAATTTTGCAAGTAATGGTAGCTCTGTGAAATTGTAATCGTGAAATGTTTCAGGTTTATACACATAAAGCTATTACCTTACCAAATCTGTTTTCTGGACTTCGTGAATTAAAAAACGTGAAAATCCAATTTTACACAATTTTGAGAAAGTTtcatcccttgaaaatttcctATTATACGGTACCCAGCTATGTCATCACGCATCACATGATCTTTATACAGGTTGGTGAAGAATCTGTTTGAAATGGCAAGAGCTAACAAGCCGGCTATCATCTTCATCGATGAAGTGGACTCTATGTGTGGATCACGTAGTGAAGGGGAGCATGATGCTACCAAGAGGATTAAGACTGAGTTCCTTGTACAGATGGAGGGTAAGTTATGGCTACTGTATCTAACTTATAACAAAAGCTCAAACTGGAACCCCCTGTAAcatttgataatcaggacacttgtctttgtgttagtgtacacacatttagacccctgaaatcaggacacctcgctaataaggacaccttgataatcaggacactgttcCCAGGATGGAGGGCTCCACTGTACTCATCCTACACATGTTTTTTAACAGTCTCTTTACCTGTTGTAAATCTTGCTAGGTGTGGGGGTAGACAATAATGGCATTCTAGTACTAGGAGCTACCAACTTGCCATGGGCACTGGATCATGCTATCAGGAGAAGgtgagtttgattgtgggtgtCAGTTTAGTTATAATGATGACATTGAAGGTTTGAGAAAAGGATATACATTCCCCTGCCTGAAGAGAAAGCTCGACAGAAGATATTTGAGTTAAGAGTTGGCAGTACTCCTCATGGCCTCAGTCATAGAAACTTCTACGATCTTGCTTGTAAGACAGACGGCTACTCTGGTGCTGACATCGGCATAGTAACAAGAGATGCCATAATGCAGCCCCTTCGTAAGGTTCAGGGTGCCACCCACTTCAAAATGGTCAGTACCTTATAAGAGCATAATATAGTGATAGGGAGGAgaattaaaatgtattgaatgTTACAAGTCTACAAAGAGATTGTTTGCACATTATAATTTGTCCCCATCCTACACTGTATCAGCTCCAAACTTCATGTCATTTCAACCCACATGACACTTGCCAAGTTGTCAtggagagagacagagagaatATCAGGCATTACTATTTGTTCATAAACCAGTGTGACCTGGTCACAATTGAACTTTACCATAGCAAGTTTTGATGTCTTGAAGCTAACTAACCAAGTAGTAATTAAAATCACAACCGCTAGCTTACAATCTGGTGACACCAATGTACAGTGTAACACTGCCACTAAAGACAATCTCAGTGAGTATGCTACAAAACATTACCTCAAAAACGTTAGTGCCTTGCTCTTCTAGCAGAAATATTTGCAAGTTCAGCAGCTAAAACAGGATTCTCTTATTTGTGTGAACTTGAAACTGATTGTTCAACTAGAGAAATagttgtgtgttttattagaatatatagtCTTTCAAGTGTACAAGCAGTTCATATATTTTTTGAATGGCTGGAccaaatttacaaaaaaagtgaaattTGATACAACTGTACTGTACAGCAGGTTTTTACCACAAAGACTTTATTTTTGTGAACAGTGATAATTAATTGTGTGCTTGTTTTATCTCGCATGTGTTTGTGTCTTCATGCCCTTCAAGTACATATTATTGCACCATCATGAAACAAACTACATACCTTGAGAGGATGCACAGTAAGTGCCTCACTACTGACTGGGTTGTCACACAGCGCACATCACCACTTTTCTATAATGTGACTAATTCATCACAAATCTTAAGAGTACAATACAAATTTCTGCAAACGCAGCTCTAATAAAATCTGCTGAAATTTTTAGTTCAATTACTAGAAACGCATTGAAAGAGGAGAGGGAAGCGTTGCTAAGCACTTGTATACAGGCTACCACATTTATAAAGACATTTTGGACTCCTGTTAAATATTACTTGGGGTAAAACCCACTATGTGGTATTAGGGAGCATGGAGCACATTGTCACATAGAATATAGACCAGCCTTGCAATACCTTCATGTCAGTATTGGTTAgtgcaacccaaaatgcttctgctgtaacagttgctatgaaatttctgagttttctactgactgcctgactgatgccttcagactgcctgactgatgccttcagactgcctgactgatgccttcagacaagtgtaactcggcTAAGGTTACAACCttgtttaccaaaatttcacatgTAGTTTGTAAATTGCCattttaaggtggcgctgaaccgattaagtccagccgcacaaaacaatttgtttcaacctACGCgcttaatgagctattttagggtggctCAAATCTTCACTAGTGTAAAACTACTTTTTGTTTGTCTCATTGTTATGACAACAATGACAAGGGTCGGTAAAATTAGTTGGCTAAATATAATTACCGAAATTTGGCTGTACagtgttgatttgtggttaATAGCTTCATGTTAAAAACTGTCTGTAATTTCAAAGCACACCTCCAACAGTTGACATTGGAACATTCctctgtatgtatgtctgtgtaaTGGACAGAacataccgtatttctataattataaactgttaaaaatatttcgtcgaaggtagcatccgacgaaaattaattacacgaaaattttttaccaacgTAATATTCGAGAAGTTGAACGAATTCGGTAAACtactttctggccacctggatcgaggCTTGGCCATTGGCGTGTCAAGCATATGCCTGCTGCagtcttttaaaaacaaagttCTCCCTGAGAGGGGTTCGTCTCGCTTCGTCTATTTCGCTGCACGTTGGTAATGATGCCATTCCGtgatagacagctactacaggacacattaaataaagtatatatgtacaaatatgcaagttgcatggaatgagcttctaccactccagtccattgcttgattTGTGACGGACAACTTCTAAATCTGAGGCACAGCCTCCATGCATGGAACAGAGATGCCACACTTCAGTTTCGCTGCTTGTCGTTCTGCTTCCCAAAAAATGGCCGTATAGAATTAGTAAAGTTAtgtaattcattgttaaaaaattttcgtcgcttgaggacaccggtgaaaaatttttaacacgaaaatttgtctcgtgaaaatttctcgcagcttatatttatagaaatacggtagtTGAAAATTACATGACACAGCTACACTGCTTATGGCTGTGTATTTTGTTATACAGTTACAACCTCACACCATTCCTTCTTTTGATATGGTTTAGATGTTCACCAGAATCACAATATTAACTACAGTGGTTCCTCCATTATCGAGCTATTGATTAACTGAACAtgttatccaaacagtagaaatgattgctgtattagagtattttgccctTCTGTTGTGCTAGTTGTGCTTAAACAAGAGGGTCATTACCTGAAGCACAAATTTAATCATCTTAGCCATGATAGTTAATTATACAGCTATATGGTAGGAACAGTGTTGGgaaattactttgtaaaagtaactagttacatattacttgcaactgaactatttagttacagttacatattacccatataataaagtaactataataatattacatattatattactttgtgtccacagccttaagctgtcacgtgtgaaactaccaccttatcacatgacatgattgcgttgttggacaatgtgcaaatcttggttataagtaagaagctggtgaataagcttcattcagtaggcttcattacttcgttgtggctaggtgttattcagtggattactaatgagattagtaacttcgttacttgcaataataatattacgtaatatttgattcgttacagtaactatattacttaggtaacgcgttacatttgtaagtaaagtaacttgagttatattacctgtttttatagcgtatttcgttatattacttagttaccacaaaagtaataatattacgttacgcgttactcccaacactgtgtagGAATTAAATTTGTACTTCAGGACTTCAGGTTACCCCGTTGTGCACCATTAATGATCTCTACCAGCTtgtaattttacaatttttccttacacttgcataataattatgtatgtcaTGTAATTGTTCCTAATTGATGCCCCTTTCCCAGATCCAGGGGATTTCATCATTAACTGGTGAACACCGAAGTGATATGTTGACACCATGTGCTCCAAGTGGGTGTGTCTAGTCATGTGATCACCATAGTAACACGTATGTGTTGTCATTATAGATGAACAGGGAGCCATAGAAATGTCATGGTTACAAGTTGAACCTGCTCAACTAGCTGAACCAATAGTCACTGTGGTAATTACATATACACACAGTATGGCTAGAAGATGGGAATTTCCTTTGTTAAGACGTAGATATTAGATTACCCTGGGATTAGAAACTCGCAGCTGATCCTCACTTACAGCCAGGTGTTAAAGCTATTGTAACTCTCCAACAGATGGTAGGAGAGAAATAGTGGCTCATAAGGTTTGTATCACTCGAATTGCAGCCTTCTAATAGTCTTTGTTGCTGAGTAATCGGTACCACAAAATCCTTTGATGTTCAACACTGGATGCCACTTTAGCCCATAAGTCGTAACCAACTATGCAAAGAAACGTTTCACATTGATTCAGGTATGTAAAATATATATCAAATAAGTTGTAAATTCAAAGAGTTTGTTCGTTTTTGCTAGATGCTACGAGTAACTACAAGTGTGTAGATTAGGATTGTACGCAAGCCTAAAATTCCGCTTCGtagaaaattctttcaaaaagTCAATTGAATTGCTTGTTAAGGCGTTTGTATTACCTGACATACTGattaatacatgtacattaatgtAACTTCCGCAACAAGACTGATCTTGAGAATGGATTGGATTTGAAATGATTTTTGTGGTATCACGTGATGCGTTTCCAATCCTGGGGTGTATCTAATATCTGTGGTTAAGAGGTGTTCAACTACTAGTACTATTATTTTGGGACCTAGGAAGGTGTCCTTTATAAAAAGGTTGTCCACAATTcctgaaaaaaagcaaatttcTCTCTAAAATATTCTAGCCATACTATACAAGTGTTACAGTGGTAGTATACAATGTTTTATTAGATGGACTTTACTCGTTCACTGGCCAAGACCAAGCCAACAGTCAATCACGACGACCTGAAAAACTTTGAAGACTTTACAAGAGATTTTGGTCAAGAAGGTTGATCACTATAATGTAATtgtgtaataaataatattgtGATAATTATGGTGTCATGGTAACTCTGACGAGATGATCCTGTCAAATTGGTTCAAGTAGAATAATGAGATCAACCGGAATACACCCATCAGCATCACCTGAGCAGTGGTTATGACATCACCATCTTACAGAAACTGCTCACCTGAGGCACAgcatggatcatgtgatgcacaGGACTCATGCCGGCAGTCAGGTGACCCACCATGAAACCATCTAAGCCATGTGTGATCATGTATCGTCCTTGCTGTGGAAGTAACTCTAATTATAGCACACCATCTGATAGGTAGGCCCAAGCACTGTACACCTCATCTAGAACTCTTCAACTAAATTAGTTGTGTGGTAACACATATCGACgaaaattaatttattttaaCACTTTTCTCATACAAATAATTAGCTACAACACTGATGAACAAATGGACACTGTTCGAGCTACTCATCCTTTACATGTGCTGCCAGTAACAACAGTGGATGTACTGCACTAAAATAAGTTTATTCTTATCAAGGCTTTTATTGGTTAATTTACAATTAAAGCCAAATGTCTTAGTTATATCATTGAGCTTGTGCTACCTACATGTCAGTACTTGAGGAAATGTGTGAAATGCTTTATAGTAGTCATAATAAGGTCACATGTTTGTGATGTCTTCATGCTCTGCCCTCCACACCCATGGCCAGCAATGAAAATTTTTCCTGATGTATGGTATTTGATGCCTTGTACTGCTAGTCCTTTACAAAATGTTTTTAGCACCTGAACAGTATGTGTTGAACTGGATCCTCaataacatttaataactcatggatgatgcaattaaGCACAATCTTGAATTTGGCTCAATTGTAATGTCattgcttgacccactaaaaactaaaaaaaaatatttctaAATCTTTTTAATGCCAGACGCAATATTTacagttaaaatttttacctatgAGAAACCATACAGTGCAATATCTATTATAACCTTtccctgaacttgtaatggagccaaaccacacgtGTCTGTTGACACTGTTACCACTAATCGTCTGGTTGGCTGTGATGCTAATtttcttgagaaaaatccactttacTGTTTTTTCAGTCAACTTGTACATATAATGACCTCACCTCTACTCCTTTGATGATGTCATTGGCTATTTCACTGGGCTGGAACACTCCTGATGTTGCTGCAATCTTATTGGCTATCTTAGACTGCAACACACTAAACCTTGTACATGAGGTAATCTGACTTACTCTGTGGGGCATTTCCTCTTGTAACTGGGGTGTGTCAGTGTCAGGAGGGAATGACACGCTCACCAGTATATTATATGGCTTCACCTCCATTTGCAAGGCTTCAGCTAACCCCCTTAGAGCAAATTTTGAACTAGAGTAAGCAGAATATCCATATATGGCAACCTGTGATAGTGATGTAATGTGATATCAcagggatcacatgatcatcacCTGACCAGCCTGTGATGATACAAATACAACACGCCCCCACCGTCGTTGGATCATGGATGGTAACAGAGCTCTTGTGGGCTGGACACTACCCAACACATTGACCTTGTACAGATCCTGGAGGGAGGAGATTGCAAACAGATAATGTTGTATACATAATAGTACAtgctttgggaccttaactacgTGTCTGGACCATATTACtgtaacaggttccagtgtGTAGTATGGACAGGGTATTCCCCTCATTTAACTCACAGTAAACTTGCTTGGGTCTAGTTCAGTGAACACTCCTGGACATGTGATCCCTGCACAGTTGATTAGCACATCTACTGGACCACATCCTCCTTCCTCTATTGCCTAGCAACCAAACAAATTGAATAAGTACCAAAGAGGATGGAGTTACCTGCAGTAAAGTGGACTGCACCGACTGATAGTCCAATGATACGTCCAATGAAATTGTGTTAATAACCTGTACTCATTTCCATGGTAACCTATACTCCATAACAGATTAAAATTTACTTGGCTTTGTTTTGCTATGGCTTCCAGTTCATGTGATGCTTGTTGTAAACGCTCCTAATGATTTCAAATAAGTAGCACTGTAGTTCACAATTTTAAGACACGTACCTGGTTTCGAGCCACAATGGTGACATTAGCATCCTTCAACACAGCCAACCTAGCAATCTCCTTACCTATGCCACTGGAACCACCAGTAACCTGTGTGTTGTCATAGTAACATGTCAACTCATACATAATTACCACATaaatacttcatgacctcattaataagaccagaGTAATTAATAATATACCAAGGTGTCATTGATACAATGTGTAACTTGTAAATTACGATATAAACTCCTTGATTTATTCAAACTGATTGCTTGACAGTGTACTATGAAGTAGGTGAATACTTTACACAATGTCTACCAGTTGTTGTGCCAAGAAATTAATTTATCAACTgtaaacaattttgttgttcTCCAAGTACTCAGTACATCTCAGAGGAGTACACATACTGTAATGAACAACAAAGACTATATCACTGAAGCAATGTGTTGTTGTGATAAGTGTAAGTCAGTAGATTTAATCCTTAAATAATGTTACAACACAATACTTGTTATATAATTCATATGTATTTGTGCAGTATACAGATGCAATTACTTGAACAAGTGTAACACTGTTTATTGTGACAATGTATTTGTGTAGTCTGGTCCAGCTGACCCTTTTAAGGTGCCAGTCTAGTTTGACACCAttaccaaaaaaaaacaactggtGCATCCAATCAAATTGCAGTATTGCCGATTAAGGACATTGTTATCACATGACAAGGGTAGGTAACAACACAAGCTGTGCAATTTTTTTTGGGTAAAGTAGGGTTGATTATACATTTAACATCCATCTGCAATAGATGCCTTCCCCTGGGAAGTAGAAATATTGTCTCCACAGCCTAAACTCCAACAATCACTAATAGAAAGTCAGTGAAATCAAATCACCGTTTGTGATCCAATTTTTCAGTATTCAGCTGTAAATATACTGCAGCGAGCTGCAGTATATTTACACGTTCCTATGCACAAGACCTGAATTATAGACACACCAGACCCTTTTCGGGGTGCTTATAGGTGCCTAAAAGGGTTGGCTGTGGCAGACTAGTATTTGTGTTACTGAAGGAATATTTATAAATACTAAAAAGGATGGATGAAGGTCTGCTCAGCAGTTAAGATATACAAGCTGTATAATCCAATAAAGAGTAGCATAAGCTCCCAAATATATCTTAACACTTTTTAGTTAGTGAAATGCTTGGTCtctaactatagtatgttcacgttgagctgaaccctgaaaaacagctaaaaattaaaagtggattttttctcaatagagttaacatttcagccaaccagatgattattggtaacagcaaaggtgtcaacaacagacacgtacggtttagctccattacaagttcgggaaagggctctaatggacactgtacttatatggcttctccataggaaatgtattgagaaaattttgattggctgtaaatattatgtcaaacatttgaacaagattttgaaatatttttagcggatcaagtagtactacaaatgagccaaatttcaagatcatgtgtaattgcatccatgagttattaaatgtttttgaggattcagctcaacgcgaacataCTAATTATATAACATAGTTAGCcattctatagtatgttcaagttgagctgaatcctgaaaaatagctaaaaattaaaagtggatttttcttaacagagttaacatttcagccaaccagatgattattggtaacagcaaaggtgttaacaacagacacgtacggtttggctccattacaagttcaggaaagggatgtaatggacactgtacttatatggcttccccataggaaatgtattgtgaaaattttgattggccgtaaatattatgtcagatgTTTGAACaataagattttgaaatattttttagcgggtcaaacagtactacaaatgagccaaatttcaagattgtgtgtaattgcatcatccatgagttattaaatgtttttgaggattcagctcaatgcgtacatactatagagGCTACACTTCAAGTTTGATGAGCCAAAATTGTCTACAAAACTTGAAATACGAGTGCCCATCTTTCAAAAACAGTTCAATTCATATTTCTCtgaaaattcaaaatttaaaaatcattaTTTTCAAATTACAAAACCCTAGTTTTAGATTTCTGTGTAAAATTCTGTAAACTCCAGTTACATCTGTCAAATTTCATTACATCTTCTGAAATATTTCAGAGGTGACCTATGCATTTGCAGGTCATTACCTACCCCACGGATCATAACATTTGAAAGCTAGGGAAATTTTTTTTgatcccaacaggtctggtctCCAGGAAACTTCAATACAGATTGCCCATTACCCGTCTAGCACGCAAGAATACCCTCAGCCCTTAAGCAACGTCACATTACGTCATCAGAGGAGGTGCAGAACAGGACACAGTATGACTAACCAGTACGTGTTTTCCTGCTAGCTTGATGGAGGAGCGATCGCGTATCAGTACCAGGTAGGCCACCAACAACACAACAGCACACACGACACACCATACAATCATCCTTGATTACTAATCACGTGCAAAATACGTGGTTATATATAGGCGTGGTAAGGTGTTTCCCCGTTGCTACTACAGCTTGACAACGGTACAATCTGAACGACTAGCCGCGACTGAGAGAGCAGAAGATGGATAAAGATTTCCAGTTCCCAGAAGAAGTGTCACGTACTATTATCCGTAAATGCCAGCCACAGTTGGTAGAACTGCTACACACGGATCCCGTGATCGACCACTTGTACGCCGAAGAGGCGATCACCGAGGATCAACTAGACAAGTACGAGGACAAGAAAGAAACCTTAACAAACCAACAAGACCTCAACAGATGGTTCCTGAGGAACGTTGTGATTATTAAAGGAAATGGCAAGGTGAGTTTTTGTGATTACGTCGTCATGACGTCATGTTGGGTGTAGTTATCTCAACAGCTAATTAAGGCTGTGTGGATCACACGTGATAAAGTGAAACAACATGGAGAATTGGTTGAGTTGATAAGGGAGAAGTTTTCAGGTATTAATATACCATGGTGATGTATTGTGTGTTACCGTAGTGATGTGTTGTTATAGCTACACAGCCAACTGTGTCCATGGAGACcaatactactactaccacaGGACCAAATCAACTTGTTGTCGTGGAAACTGAACCACAATCTACTGATACACAATCATCAGTGACCATGGAGACAGGATCATCTACAGTTAACACATCACTCCCTGATCAATCTTCACAACCAGTAGTGAACATATCATCAACAATGGAGTCCACTCCCCCTACAGTTACCATGGATACCAACCCTCCCAAGAGTCCATTTATTAGCCGATCATGTGATTCAACTAGTCGAGGTGGGGGTACACCAGGGGACAAATCATTAGACATCACTGGTGACATCACTGGTGACATCAACAGTGACATAAAGTACAACACCATCGTTAATCAACTGGTCATCCCTGCCACCCTGTTGCCAGTAAGTTATGTACACTTGTATAAAGTTTTGAGGTCAGAAGGTTTTTTAGAGTACTCCTTGCCTACAAAATTTTCCAAACATTGTAGCCAGCAATGGATGGCTACTGGTTAATAGCCATGGTTACTATAACTTTCAGTAAGGAAAACCATTAATCATCCTTCAATACTAAATTACTTCTCTCAAAATGCTGTTTACTGGCTTCCTTCAcctggtttctgcttcaaacgtgATATTCAGATACAAGCTGCAGTTCTTATCCAAGGGCagctcttatgacaataattctaggccgtggagtggctactatccGCAGGGTGGCTATTACATGAACCGTGGCTATTAACCATTCAAATGTGGTATATTGCATTAATTTGTGTACAAACTCTCCCACCATGCATAAGTAATAATGATGAGATTATGGAATTTGTCATGTCAAATCTCCATCATGTGACTTAAAGTGCTGATTATTCCTTGGAAAATGTTTTTTCACTATCAAATATTAATGCTTTTATGGTAGCGGTTAAGTGACTTTGCCATGAAACATTTCACAAATCTAAAAAAATTAGAGTAACACTTTATATATCACAGGTGTTGCCAGTGTGTGACCTACTGCatgaaaacctgacttgttttcCAGTTTTATACTTTGTAGAAATAATTGCTTGAGATCTCCAATGGTTTGTACTATTGGACACAACATTTATACTATATTTGGAGCTACTGGGGAAGGATCAAGGACTTGACAAGGGTGCTATAGATGTGTGCATGTTTCCTCTGTACCTCACCATTCTGTTACTGAGTTATATATGCTATCTAATAATCTGGTGACTTGGGGTATACTCTTGTGGCCATGTCTATACACACCTGTGGTCTTGTGAAGTTCTATGGCTTCCCATTGTCCTTATTCATGTTTGTATGCTAGCCAACCCTATGTGGTGTAACAACCTCTATCAGGCAGGACAATACAAGTCTAGTCTATATAATATGCTTAGACACTAATAAAGGTTGCCAGAGACTCACACCAGAAAAGCAGCTAAGGTATGAGAAATAAGACTGCACATGAGATACAGCTATCACATAGTGTGCAATTGCCTCAGGCTCAGTTGTGGTGAGGTTTTGCTCACCTAGTCATGCAAACCTACTGAAGGGGAGAATGACTCTAGCTAGTCAAATATCTCACtgtttgttgtattagagtagccATTATTGTCT contains:
- the LOC136265067 gene encoding vacuolar protein sorting-associated protein 4A-like; the encoded protein is MSGNVMDKAIETVKKATDADQKGEYAEAVRLYEHAVEYFLHAIKYETHGDRSKQTLRLKCSQYLDRAEELKKHLAKGGGKKKQTVSDHGHTNSKKSNDNNSDSDEDDDKRKMKDQLSSAIVTEKPNVHWDDIAGLDAAKEALKEAVILPIRFPHLFTGNRVPWRGILLYGPPGTGKSYLAKAVATEADSTFFSISSSDLMSKYLGESERLVKNLFEMARANKPAIIFIDEVDSMCGSRSEGEHDATKRIKTEFLVQMEGVGVDNNGILVLGATNLPWALDHAIRRRFEKRIYIPLPEEKARQKIFELRVGSTPHGLSHRNFYDLACKTDGYSGADIGIVTRDAIMQPLRKVQGATHFKMIQGISSLTGEHRSDMLTPCAPNEQGAIEMSWLQVEPAQLAEPIVTVMDFTRSLAKTKPTVNHDDLKNFEDFTRDFGQEG
- the LOC136265069 gene encoding 3-dehydrosphinganine reductase-like, with the protein product MIVWCVVCAVVLLVAYLVLIRDRSSIKLAGKHVLVTGGSSGIGKEIARLAVLKDANVTIVARNQERLQQASHELEAIAKQSQVINTISLDVSLDYQSVQSTLLQAIEEGGCGPVDVLINCAGITCPGVFTELDPSKFTDLYKVNVLGSVQPTRALLPSMIQRRWGRVVFVSSQAGQVAIYGYSAYSSSKFALRGLAEALQMEVKPYNILVSVSFPPDTDTPQLQEEMPHRSKIANKIAATSGVFQPSEIANDIIKGVEQGRYMITHGLDGFMVGHLTAGMSPVHHMIHAVPQVMLMGVFRLISLFYLNQFDRIISSELP